One part of the Tunicatimonas pelagia genome encodes these proteins:
- a CDS encoding class I mannose-6-phosphate isomerase, translating to MKMLTDINVMQDALDQGKGILRLTPTWVPRSFCVPGRRIKLHPDDYYVLGGERGGIDERWFSSTTPAKNGPLTGEHEGLSAVVFTDGNQEKQFLLRDAVEELKGGLIGDRLWNEYQSWPMYSKFFDNMGPLPHHIHHNDEHAAKIGQKGKPEAYYFPPQVNNHGGDFPYTFFGITPGTTKEQILECLKNFTKGDNKITNYSSAFRLEPGTGWDVPPGMLHAPGSMCTYEPQKASDVFAMYQSLVNEAIIPEELLWNGTPEDRMGDYNQLMEVIDWELNTNPNLLETRFMAPIAINPEASEGYEEKWICYRSHDFSAKELTVAPGQTVTIKDSAAYGMIMMQGHGTMGDWNVETPTMIRYGQLTQDEYFVSEAAAKEGVKITNQSATDPIVMLKHFGPKNPDLPADIM from the coding sequence ATGAAAATGCTTACCGACATAAATGTTATGCAAGATGCCTTAGACCAAGGAAAAGGTATTTTGCGACTAACTCCTACCTGGGTACCTCGCTCCTTCTGCGTGCCTGGTCGCCGTATCAAACTACATCCCGACGACTATTACGTACTGGGTGGTGAACGAGGTGGTATTGACGAACGCTGGTTTTCATCCACTACTCCCGCCAAAAATGGCCCACTTACTGGCGAGCACGAAGGTCTAAGTGCGGTAGTATTTACCGACGGGAATCAGGAAAAGCAGTTTTTGCTACGCGATGCGGTAGAAGAATTAAAGGGCGGATTGATTGGCGATCGCCTCTGGAATGAATATCAAAGCTGGCCGATGTATTCTAAATTCTTCGATAACATGGGACCGCTACCGCACCACATTCATCATAACGATGAGCACGCGGCTAAGATTGGGCAAAAGGGTAAACCCGAAGCTTACTACTTCCCACCGCAGGTAAATAATCACGGCGGAGATTTTCCGTATACCTTCTTCGGCATTACGCCCGGTACTACCAAAGAACAGATTCTGGAGTGCCTGAAAAATTTCACGAAGGGAGATAATAAAATCACTAACTATTCTTCGGCCTTTCGACTAGAGCCCGGTACCGGTTGGGATGTGCCTCCCGGAATGTTACACGCGCCGGGTAGCATGTGTACCTACGAACCCCAAAAAGCGTCGGATGTATTCGCCATGTATCAGTCACTAGTGAACGAGGCTATTATTCCCGAAGAGCTACTGTGGAACGGTACCCCCGAAGATCGGATGGGCGACTATAACCAGTTGATGGAAGTAATTGACTGGGAGCTAAACACCAATCCAAACCTGCTAGAAACTCGCTTTATGGCTCCGATAGCGATAAACCCGGAAGCGTCTGAGGGCTATGAAGAAAAATGGATTTGCTACCGATCCCACGATTTTAGCGCGAAAGAACTAACCGTGGCGCCGGGTCAGACCGTTACTATTAAAGATAGTGCTGCCTACGGTATGATTATGATGCAAGGGCACGGCACTATGGGTGATTGGAACGTTGAAACTCCCACTATGATCCGCTACGGCCAACTAACCCAAGATGAATACTTCGTTAGCGAAGCGGCGGCTAAAGAGGGAGTGAAGATTACCAACCAGTCGGCTACCGATCCCATTGTAATGCTCAAGCACTTCGGACCCAAAAACCCTGATCTTCCGGCGGATATTATGTGA
- a CDS encoding sugar phosphate isomerase/epimerase family protein — protein MSDHTYPKLHNATWPGIVGKGPDSQPVIPFDKMLEMTAAAEVDGVKFDGVDLGLLDPHIDINSSDDEIKKLADKIAGHNLNVGSLVAPVWGGPVLGSDDDRKTFVEMVRKACHFGKVLREHGVRSYGVIRIDTASSPEQWSQDIEGSNKLIVKTFQEACDVAADYNEKLAAEGEICWGGMHSWRTMVDTLETVDRPNIGFQADMSHTLLYLLGYNRPEDRILPQDFDWNDRETLEAGLKKVTEALRPWTIDFHVAQNDGTVHGTGSHDKTGRHCLATDPNGKLDVAHDAGYWLRDENGNSTKAFKHICWDGCMFDNDVMEKQQTWNDILALMVKVRNEHGWD, from the coding sequence ATGAGTGACCATACGTATCCTAAATTACACAACGCCACCTGGCCCGGCATTGTCGGTAAAGGCCCCGATTCTCAACCCGTTATTCCCTTCGATAAGATGTTGGAGATGACCGCTGCGGCGGAAGTAGACGGAGTGAAGTTCGATGGAGTAGATCTCGGCCTGCTTGATCCGCATATTGATATCAACAGTTCCGATGATGAAATCAAAAAGCTAGCGGATAAAATTGCCGGGCACAATCTAAACGTCGGTAGCTTGGTAGCTCCGGTATGGGGCGGACCAGTGCTGGGTAGCGACGATGACCGTAAGACCTTCGTAGAAATGGTACGAAAGGCCTGCCATTTCGGAAAAGTACTGCGTGAACACGGCGTTCGTTCTTACGGAGTTATTCGTATTGATACTGCCTCTAGTCCCGAGCAGTGGTCTCAAGACATTGAGGGTAGCAATAAGCTTATTGTAAAAACTTTCCAGGAAGCTTGTGATGTAGCCGCTGACTACAACGAAAAACTCGCCGCCGAAGGCGAAATCTGCTGGGGCGGTATGCATAGTTGGCGAACGATGGTGGACACGCTGGAAACCGTTGATCGACCTAATATTGGTTTCCAAGCCGATATGTCGCACACATTGCTCTATCTACTTGGTTACAACCGCCCCGAAGACCGTATCCTGCCCCAGGATTTTGATTGGAACGACCGCGAGACGTTGGAAGCCGGACTGAAGAAAGTTACTGAAGCTTTACGCCCTTGGACAATTGATTTTCACGTAGCCCAAAACGACGGAACTGTACACGGAACCGGCTCCCACGATAAAACCGGTCGTCACTGTTTGGCAACTGATCCCAACGGAAAACTAGATGTAGCCCATGATGCTGGTTACTGGCTGCGCGATGAAAACGGTAATTCTACCAAAGCCTTTAAGCATATCTGCTGGGATGGCTGTATGTTCGATAACGATGTGATGGAAAAGCAGCAAACCTGGAATGACATCCTAGCCCTCATGGTAAAAGTGCGCAATGAGCACGGCTGGGATTGA
- a CDS encoding ImmA/IrrE family metallo-endopeptidase codes for MLDNINPHMITLGRESRGMSQSVLAKKIGVSQGKLSKAEKGEQSLPDSAFKKLTRVLAYPDSFFFTKTPTAPVSHYYYRKKVTIPQKTIAQIEAIAKIFRQNIDSLAEAVELPETTLISFNPDEETPEEIARKTRYFFKIPRGPVPNLVNLLENKGILVVKTDLFTEKIDGLSTISDKGIHIIFLNERMSHDRQRFSLSHELGHMLMHFDIPNISEDVEDEANRFASEFLMPRDEIINSLRSLNFPKLGELKRYWKVSMRALVQRAKQLGTINSNEYRNLQIGFSKRGMTKSEAIQLPEEKAFILDEVVKLHLNELDYSVEELANILGLNTDEFKSRFTYSQRPKLKIARMI; via the coding sequence ATGCTAGACAATATAAATCCTCATATGATTACATTGGGAAGAGAATCTAGAGGTATGTCTCAGTCAGTATTAGCCAAGAAAATTGGTGTATCTCAAGGAAAGCTTTCAAAAGCTGAAAAAGGCGAGCAATCTCTTCCTGACAGTGCATTTAAAAAACTTACACGAGTACTGGCATACCCAGACAGCTTTTTTTTTACAAAAACTCCCACTGCTCCTGTAAGTCATTATTACTATAGGAAGAAAGTAACTATTCCACAAAAGACCATTGCTCAGATAGAGGCAATAGCGAAGATCTTCAGACAGAATATCGATTCATTAGCTGAAGCGGTAGAGTTACCCGAAACTACTCTAATCTCTTTTAATCCAGATGAAGAAACCCCAGAAGAAATTGCACGCAAGACTAGGTACTTTTTTAAGATACCAAGGGGGCCTGTACCAAACTTAGTGAACTTGCTTGAAAACAAAGGCATACTCGTTGTTAAAACTGATTTGTTCACAGAAAAAATAGATGGATTGTCTACGATTAGCGATAAAGGAATACACATAATATTCTTAAATGAGAGAATGTCTCACGATAGGCAAAGATTTTCCTTATCACACGAACTAGGTCATATGCTGATGCATTTTGACATACCAAATATTAGTGAGGATGTTGAGGATGAAGCAAACAGATTTGCTTCAGAATTCTTGATGCCCCGAGATGAAATAATTAACTCATTACGTTCGCTGAACTTCCCAAAACTGGGAGAGCTAAAGCGATATTGGAAAGTATCAATGAGAGCACTAGTCCAACGAGCTAAGCAGTTAGGAACAATAAACAGTAATGAATACAGAAACCTTCAAATAGGGTTTTCTAAAAGAGGAATGACAAAATCAGAAGCTATTCAATTGCCGGAAGAAAAGGCATTCATTTTGGATGAGGTAGTGAAACTTCATTTGAATGAATTAGACTATTCTGTAGAAGAACTAGCAAACATTCTTGGTTTAAATACTGATGAGTTCAAAAGTAGGTTTACATATAGTCAGCGACCTAAGCTGAAGATTGCAAGAATGATATAG
- a CDS encoding Gfo/Idh/MocA family protein, producing MMDKKELKIGLIGRGFMGRTHSNGYNRVSNFFPDLQYQPVLTAVCSRSEDKVKAFAEQWGYESYETNWRDLIARDDIDAVDICTPNDTHAEIAIAAAEAGKMILCEKPLARTLEESQKMVDAVEKAGVATTVWYNYRRLPAVTLAKQVIDSGKLGKIFHYRANFLQDWTISPEVPQGGEGTWRLDVEAAGSGVTGDLLAHCIDTAMWLNGGIEDVSAVTETFVKERVHAGSGEKQKVGIDDACIFHCHFANGSLGLFESTRYARGHKALYTFEINGEHASIRWDLHDLNRLEYFDHGDESIVRGWRSIHVTDGDQPYLDKWWVPGLGLGYEHSFVHQVADFLKSLESEADCHPTFKDALETQKVCEAILDSAADRSWKDTGVDWAEK from the coding sequence ATCATGGATAAAAAAGAATTAAAAATCGGGCTAATTGGTCGCGGCTTCATGGGAAGAACGCATTCCAATGGATATAATCGAGTGAGTAATTTCTTCCCTGACCTACAGTACCAACCGGTGCTTACAGCGGTTTGCTCTCGTAGTGAAGATAAAGTAAAAGCCTTTGCCGAGCAGTGGGGCTACGAATCCTACGAAACCAACTGGCGCGACCTTATTGCCCGCGACGATATTGATGCGGTAGATATCTGCACGCCTAACGATACCCACGCCGAAATTGCCATTGCCGCCGCGGAAGCGGGTAAGATGATTCTCTGCGAGAAACCTTTAGCCCGCACGCTGGAAGAATCGCAGAAAATGGTAGATGCAGTAGAGAAAGCCGGAGTAGCCACCACTGTCTGGTACAACTATCGCCGCCTTCCGGCTGTCACCTTGGCGAAACAGGTAATTGATTCCGGTAAACTAGGTAAGATCTTTCACTACCGAGCCAACTTTTTGCAAGACTGGACCATTAGCCCCGAAGTGCCGCAGGGTGGGGAAGGTACTTGGCGACTGGATGTAGAAGCGGCTGGCTCAGGTGTTACCGGAGATTTATTAGCTCACTGTATTGATACTGCCATGTGGCTAAACGGTGGAATTGAAGACGTCTCGGCGGTGACGGAAACCTTTGTAAAGGAGCGGGTACACGCCGGAAGTGGCGAGAAGCAAAAGGTAGGTATTGACGATGCCTGTATTTTTCACTGCCACTTTGCCAACGGTTCGTTAGGCTTGTTTGAATCTACCCGCTATGCTAGAGGTCATAAAGCACTATACACTTTTGAGATTAACGGCGAACATGCTTCTATCCGCTGGGACTTGCACGACCTGAACCGTCTGGAGTACTTCGACCACGGTGATGAATCTATTGTACGAGGTTGGCGGTCTATTCACGTAACCGATGGTGATCAGCCCTACTTGGACAAGTGGTGGGTACCCGGATTAGGTTTGGGCTACGAGCATTCGTTTGTACACCAAGTGGCTGACTTTCTGAAAAGCCTGGAAAGCGAAGCCGACTGTCACCCTACGTTTAAGGATGCCCTTGAGACCCAAAAAGTGTGCGAAGCGATACTAGATTCAGCGGCTGACCGCAGTTGGAAAGATACCGGGGTAGATTGGGCTGAGAAATAG
- a CDS encoding c-type cytochrome → MNLNYIIIQLFFLSYFILNPTFLEVPAKKSGEAVAVPNPKIDKLKLQSGFKAEHLFSPSANDMGSWVSMAFDDKGRLTVSDQYGTLYRLTVPEIGADDLTPEIEKIRIESDDPVADSVVQMGYAQGLLYAFNSLYVMVNHRLKENDEDQDFNKGSGLYRLQDTNGDDEFDQVTLLKSLEGSGEHGPHSIIPSPDGESLYVIAGNHTDLPEMDHYRLPKVWEYDNLFPQIKDPRGHANDRTAPGGWIAKTDPTGERWELVGAGFRNPFDIAFNDAGDMFTYDSDMEWDLGMPWYRPTRICHVTSGSEFGWRTGNGKWSPAYPDNLPPVLNIGQGSPTGVIYGQGAAFPQKYQKALYAFDWSFGIIYAIHLTPEGSTYRGEREEFVSGMPLPLTDGVIGPDGAMYFMTGGRRLDSDLYRVYYDGEVAENNNTVAEVNEANQLRKQLEEYHKEGATGGVEAAWPNLNHVDRFVRYAARIAVEQQPVTEWQEKVMSEDDPVTLTQGMIALARHGESSPGEPSLKDKMLGKLTKVDYNELEDQQQADLLRAFELTLVRMGEPSTDTKQTVVDYLSDQYPADNEIINASLSKLLVHLDASEVIETTLTLLSGNPLEEEKSQAPAQAELATESSDLILRNPQYGLDIARMLKDIPPAQQTYYATVLSEQESGWTPEQRERYFQWFYQAFDFEAGNSYIGFIDKARKEALTHVPEDKFEYYNNLSGDSLLANNGRDLANVPRPKGPRRDWKIDEAVATLDTLGLKNADFEVGANMYVATRCQTCHSMRGEGGIIGPDLTRLGTRFSTKDMIEAIIEPNQAVSDQYASTVLYLKNGKSLVGRLTDQDEENYYLSQNPFAPDYIREVPKAEVEETKLSTVSVMPPNLIKPLNKDELKDLIAYLMAGGDPEHEIYQEESAAGK, encoded by the coding sequence ATGAACCTAAATTATATTATCATCCAACTGTTTTTTCTCAGCTACTTTATACTGAACCCCACGTTTTTGGAAGTACCTGCTAAGAAAAGTGGCGAAGCAGTTGCCGTCCCCAATCCTAAAATTGATAAACTCAAGCTTCAATCTGGCTTTAAAGCCGAGCATTTGTTTAGTCCTTCAGCAAATGACATGGGTTCTTGGGTTTCTATGGCCTTTGATGATAAGGGACGTCTGACCGTTTCCGATCAGTACGGTACACTGTATCGGCTCACTGTTCCTGAAATTGGGGCGGATGACCTAACCCCTGAGATAGAAAAGATTCGCATTGAATCAGACGATCCGGTAGCCGATTCGGTGGTGCAGATGGGCTACGCGCAGGGCTTGCTGTATGCTTTCAATAGTTTGTACGTGATGGTTAATCATCGTCTAAAAGAAAACGACGAAGACCAGGATTTTAATAAAGGAAGTGGCTTGTACCGCTTGCAGGATACTAATGGTGATGATGAGTTTGACCAAGTAACTTTGCTAAAATCGTTGGAAGGCTCAGGTGAGCACGGGCCCCACAGCATTATTCCCTCGCCCGATGGAGAGTCGCTCTACGTAATTGCCGGAAATCATACTGACTTACCGGAGATGGATCACTATCGGCTACCCAAAGTGTGGGAATACGATAATTTATTTCCGCAGATTAAAGACCCCCGGGGCCATGCCAACGACCGCACGGCTCCTGGTGGGTGGATTGCTAAGACTGATCCGACCGGTGAGCGTTGGGAGCTAGTTGGTGCCGGATTTCGTAACCCTTTCGATATTGCCTTCAACGATGCCGGGGATATGTTTACCTACGACTCTGATATGGAGTGGGACTTAGGAATGCCCTGGTACCGACCGACCCGTATTTGCCACGTAACCAGTGGTAGCGAGTTCGGCTGGCGCACCGGCAACGGCAAATGGTCGCCCGCGTACCCTGATAATCTGCCGCCCGTACTAAACATTGGTCAGGGTTCGCCTACCGGAGTTATCTACGGACAGGGAGCGGCCTTCCCTCAGAAATACCAGAAAGCTTTATACGCCTTTGATTGGAGTTTCGGGATTATTTACGCCATTCATCTAACTCCCGAAGGTAGCACCTACCGGGGCGAGCGGGAAGAGTTTGTGTCGGGTATGCCCCTACCGCTTACCGACGGAGTAATTGGGCCTGACGGAGCAATGTACTTTATGACCGGAGGGCGTCGCCTGGATTCTGATTTGTACCGCGTATACTACGATGGTGAAGTAGCCGAAAACAATAATACGGTGGCGGAGGTAAATGAAGCCAATCAGTTAAGAAAGCAACTGGAAGAATATCATAAAGAAGGTGCCACGGGTGGGGTAGAAGCTGCTTGGCCGAACCTGAATCACGTGGATCGGTTCGTGCGCTACGCGGCTCGTATTGCAGTGGAACAACAACCGGTGACCGAGTGGCAAGAAAAAGTAATGAGCGAAGATGATCCGGTAACGCTTACGCAAGGTATGATTGCTCTAGCCCGTCACGGCGAGTCGTCGCCCGGCGAGCCGTCGCTGAAAGATAAAATGCTGGGTAAATTGACTAAAGTAGATTACAACGAACTGGAAGATCAGCAGCAAGCAGATTTACTGCGGGCGTTTGAACTTACGCTGGTTCGTATGGGTGAGCCTAGTACTGATACTAAACAGACGGTGGTTGACTACCTGAGTGACCAGTATCCGGCTGACAATGAAATTATCAATGCTTCACTAAGCAAACTGCTGGTACATTTAGATGCATCAGAAGTGATTGAAACTACCTTGACTTTGCTGAGCGGCAATCCGCTAGAGGAAGAAAAAAGCCAAGCACCAGCTCAGGCCGAATTGGCTACGGAAAGTTCCGATCTGATTTTACGGAATCCGCAATACGGGCTAGATATTGCCCGGATGTTGAAAGACATTCCCCCGGCGCAGCAAACCTACTACGCTACCGTACTTAGCGAACAAGAGTCGGGCTGGACTCCCGAGCAGCGGGAGCGGTACTTCCAATGGTTCTACCAAGCCTTTGATTTTGAGGCGGGCAACAGCTACATCGGTTTTATTGATAAAGCCCGTAAAGAAGCTCTTACTCATGTGCCCGAAGATAAATTTGAGTACTATAATAACTTATCCGGCGATTCGCTGCTTGCCAACAACGGTCGGGATTTGGCGAACGTACCGCGTCCCAAAGGACCTCGCCGGGATTGGAAAATAGATGAAGCCGTGGCTACGTTAGATACGCTGGGTTTGAAAAATGCTGATTTTGAAGTAGGGGCCAATATGTACGTCGCTACGCGCTGTCAGACTTGCCACAGTATGCGGGGCGAGGGCGGTATCATCGGTCCGGATTTAACCCGCTTGGGTACCCGTTTTTCTACTAAAGATATGATTGAAGCCATTATTGAGCCGAACCAAGCAGTTTCCGATCAGTACGCTTCTACGGTCTTGTATCTGAAAAACGGAAAGTCATTAGTAGGACGGCTCACCGATCAAGATGAAGAAAATTATTATTTATCACAGAATCCATTTGCCCCGGATTACATTCGGGAAGTGCCTAAAGCTGAGGTTGAGGAAACTAAACTATCTACGGTGTCGGTCATGCCCCCCAACCTCATTAAGCCGCTTAACAAAGACGAGTTGAAAGACTTAATTGCCTACTTAATGGCGGGTGGCGACCCTGAGCATGAGATTTATCAGGAAGAGAGTGCTGCTGGCAAATAG
- a CDS encoding 3-keto-disaccharide hydrolase produces the protein MLNRLFIVPLFLVVSLSASCQTVSQNTDEETSPPPELEEGFRSIFDGETLDGWEGDSTYWRVENGSLVGEITPETRVESNSFIIWQGGTPANFELKTEFRITENGNSGINYRSERIDTIPYALRGYQADIDGKNRYTGQNYEEKKRTTLAYRGEQTTITSQENPAEPGSLRANVKRNAWAHRNVTASLGESDSLKTNIKQGDWNEMHLIVNGNRLQHYVNGVLMSDVTDDDTVNRSMQGQLGVQVHVGPPMQVEYRNIRLKQL, from the coding sequence ATGCTAAACCGACTTTTTATTGTACCACTATTTCTCGTGGTTTCCTTATCAGCTAGTTGCCAGACCGTTTCTCAGAACACCGACGAAGAAACCTCACCACCGCCTGAATTGGAAGAGGGTTTTCGGTCAATTTTTGACGGTGAAACTTTAGACGGTTGGGAAGGGGACTCTACCTACTGGCGAGTAGAGAACGGTAGCTTGGTGGGAGAGATTACTCCGGAAACACGTGTAGAAAGTAATTCATTTATCATTTGGCAGGGCGGTACACCCGCCAATTTTGAGCTTAAAACCGAGTTTCGGATTACCGAGAATGGCAACAGTGGTATCAATTATCGCAGTGAACGGATTGATACTATTCCCTACGCTTTGCGGGGTTATCAAGCCGATATCGACGGAAAAAATCGCTATACAGGTCAGAACTACGAAGAGAAAAAGCGGACTACTTTAGCCTACCGAGGCGAGCAGACAACTATTACGAGCCAGGAGAATCCGGCGGAACCCGGTTCTTTACGGGCTAACGTAAAACGAAATGCCTGGGCGCATCGGAACGTTACCGCGTCATTAGGGGAATCAGATTCGCTGAAAACCAATATAAAACAGGGAGACTGGAATGAGATGCACCTTATCGTAAACGGAAATCGCCTTCAACACTACGTGAATGGAGTGTTGATGAGTGATGTTACCGACGACGATACCGTAAACCGAAGTATGCAAGGTCAGCTCGGAGTACAAGTACACGTAGGACCGCCTATGCAAGTAGAGTACCGTAATATTCGCCTAAAACAACTTTAA
- a CDS encoding sugar phosphate isomerase/epimerase family protein translates to MNKIGFNVLAWSAVVSEELLPILDRLKKIGYDGVEFFVGAEEAAIYKRMGDHCQSIGLEVTNVFTLSAEENLIDESESVRKNGLDRIKWAIDRCHDMNAKVLCGPYHSAFATFAGHAPTEDEYNRSAEILNAAGDHAAQADVVMTIEALNRFECYLCNTMDQLLHLVEKADHPQVKAMYDTHHANIEEKKVGEAMKTIAPHLRHFHISENDRGTPGAGHVHWDETFATLSEINYQGWYTIEGFTRNDPDFANAINVWREFAQPWDMAEQGLKFIREMVKKHAGSS, encoded by the coding sequence ATGAATAAAATCGGATTTAATGTGCTGGCTTGGTCAGCCGTAGTTTCAGAAGAACTATTGCCCATTCTTGACCGGCTAAAGAAAATTGGCTACGATGGAGTGGAATTTTTTGTCGGGGCCGAAGAGGCAGCCATCTACAAAAGAATGGGGGATCATTGCCAAAGTATTGGCTTAGAGGTGACTAACGTTTTTACACTGTCGGCAGAAGAAAATCTTATTGATGAATCAGAGAGCGTGAGAAAAAACGGGTTAGATCGGATTAAGTGGGCGATTGATCGTTGCCACGACATGAACGCTAAGGTGCTGTGTGGCCCTTATCACTCTGCTTTTGCTACCTTTGCTGGGCACGCGCCTACTGAAGATGAATACAACCGAAGTGCCGAAATTCTAAACGCTGCCGGTGACCACGCGGCTCAGGCAGATGTGGTAATGACCATAGAAGCACTCAACCGTTTCGAGTGTTACCTCTGCAATACAATGGATCAGCTATTACATTTAGTTGAAAAGGCCGATCATCCGCAGGTGAAAGCCATGTACGATACTCATCACGCCAACATTGAAGAGAAAAAAGTAGGCGAGGCCATGAAAACCATCGCCCCGCATCTGCGGCATTTTCACATTAGCGAAAACGATCGGGGTACGCCGGGGGCCGGACATGTGCATTGGGACGAAACCTTCGCTACCCTATCCGAAATCAATTACCAGGGTTGGTACACCATTGAAGGGTTTACCCGTAACGATCCTGATTTTGCTAACGCTATTAACGTATGGCGAGAGTTTGCTCAGCCCTGGGACATGGCCGAACAAGGATTGAAGTTTATCCGGGAAATGGTAAAAAAGCACGCTGGTTCGTCCTGA
- a CDS encoding aldose 1-epimerase family protein produces MEEKTSIAPWAGKLSNPAQLGGIETSVLDNGQGRGTRIAWINTGTGLRYKVVLDRAMDIADAFFQQHSLAWLSHGGITPPQASANQGINWLRNFGGGLLTTCGLTHVGGPEKDERGERGLHGRISNTPAEIESIIQPDIATGKMNMSISGRIRETTVFGPSLELYRTISSTIGSSIIRIEDEVINRGNTSAPHMLLYHCNFGWPLVDEGAKLVWRGDWQTPSGEPGRIFRQDNDFCQCPAPLGEHNGTGEDVAFINIQADENGTCTCGIHNPKLNLAVVLRFPKQQLPWLTNWQHWGKGEYVTGLEPGTNPPIGQAQARANNTLIQLEPDESRKYSLEIEVLTEPSGINHFLDNHL; encoded by the coding sequence ATGGAAGAAAAAACTTCCATAGCACCCTGGGCTGGCAAATTATCTAATCCGGCGCAACTCGGCGGCATTGAAACCTCCGTGTTAGATAATGGTCAGGGGCGAGGAACCCGCATCGCGTGGATCAATACGGGAACTGGATTACGCTACAAAGTGGTGCTGGATCGGGCAATGGATATTGCTGATGCCTTTTTTCAGCAGCACAGTCTGGCTTGGCTCAGTCACGGGGGAATCACTCCTCCTCAAGCTTCCGCTAATCAGGGAATAAACTGGCTAAGAAACTTTGGTGGCGGACTGCTTACTACCTGCGGCCTAACCCACGTAGGTGGCCCGGAAAAAGACGAACGTGGTGAGCGAGGATTACACGGCAGAATCAGCAATACCCCCGCGGAAATAGAATCTATCATCCAGCCAGACATTGCGACTGGCAAAATGAATATGAGTATTAGCGGACGAATCAGGGAAACCACTGTGTTTGGGCCATCGCTGGAGCTGTACCGAACGATCTCTAGTACAATCGGAAGTTCTATAATTCGTATTGAGGATGAGGTAATCAACCGAGGAAATACTTCGGCACCGCATATGTTGCTGTACCACTGCAACTTTGGTTGGCCATTGGTAGATGAAGGTGCTAAATTAGTTTGGCGCGGTGACTGGCAGACCCCGAGCGGAGAACCGGGGCGTATCTTCCGTCAGGATAATGATTTTTGTCAGTGCCCTGCGCCGCTTGGTGAACATAACGGTACGGGTGAAGATGTAGCCTTTATTAATATTCAAGCTGATGAAAACGGAACATGTACCTGTGGTATTCACAATCCAAAGTTAAATCTAGCAGTGGTCTTACGGTTTCCGAAACAGCAATTGCCCTGGCTTACCAATTGGCAACACTGGGGGAAAGGGGAGTACGTCACCGGACTAGAACCGGGCACGAATCCACCCATTGGTCAGGCGCAAGCCCGAGCCAACAATACCCTGATTCAACTAGAGCCCGACGAAAGCCGGAAATATTCGCTAGAAATAGAAGTGCTGACCGAGCCATCTGGCATTAATCATTTTTTAGATAACCACCTATGA
- a CDS encoding DUF4926 domain-containing protein, giving the protein MKKNRIDKSPLKLLDVVALLKDIPEEKLVKGQVGTVVEELDEAVYEIEFANKQGETLVNLALSSEDLMLLHFETEIIT; this is encoded by the coding sequence ATGAAAAAGAACCGTATTGATAAATCGCCCTTGAAGTTACTAGATGTAGTAGCTCTGTTGAAAGACATACCTGAGGAAAAATTAGTGAAAGGACAAGTAGGGACAGTGGTAGAAGAATTGGACGAAGCAGTTTACGAAATTGAGTTTGCCAATAAACAAGGAGAAACGTTAGTAAATTTAGCATTAAGTAGCGAAGATCTGATGCTTTTACATTTTGAGACCGAAATAATCACATAA
- a CDS encoding DUF6883 domain-containing protein → MSLLPNYEEAFIAIEKLADYCLNSFHPVGKDKARVFKSVLGLTRQDANLLKEAILETLPKHEASFVREDQYGKRYTVDIKIRNLDKEAIVRTGWIIKKDEGFPKLTSCYVK, encoded by the coding sequence ATGAGTCTACTACCAAATTATGAGGAAGCTTTCATCGCAATAGAAAAGTTAGCGGATTATTGTCTAAACTCTTTCCATCCGGTGGGTAAGGATAAAGCCAGAGTATTCAAATCAGTGTTAGGTTTGACTCGCCAAGATGCAAATCTGTTGAAAGAAGCTATATTAGAGACTTTGCCGAAACACGAAGCTTCGTTTGTGCGAGAAGATCAATACGGTAAAAGGTACACTGTAGATATAAAAATTCGTAATTTAGATAAAGAAGCAATTGTAAGAACTGGATGGATCATTAAGAAAGACGAGGGCTTTCCAAAGTTAACGTCTTGCTACGTGAAGTAA